A genome region from Piliocolobus tephrosceles isolate RC106 chromosome 8, ASM277652v3, whole genome shotgun sequence includes the following:
- the LOC111551829 gene encoding thymosin beta-4-like: MPDKPDVAEIKKFSKLKLKNTEMQEKNLLPSKEMTE, translated from the coding sequence ATGCCTGACAAACCCGACGTGGCTGAGATCAAGAAATTCAGTAAATTGAAATTAAAGAATACAGAAATGCAAGAGAAAAATCTGCTGCCTTCCAAAGAAATGACAGAATAG